In Candidatus Palauibacter soopunensis, the following are encoded in one genomic region:
- the purB gene encoding adenylosuccinate lyase, with product MAERHYPHPLIDRYASSEMAAIFSPRMQALVWRDLWIALAEEERALGVEIPNDAIVAMHAAREQIDLDRIAVIERDLRHDVMAHVHHFGEVAPEARKYIHLGATSAFVGDNHGLIQHQQGLDIVRDRLLGTIEDLAAFAREQAAEPTLGYTHLQPAQPTTIGKRACLWLQDLLFDLEQIEAVRAELRFRGARGTTGTEATFLELFDGDGEKVDRLNERLAARFGFAGTYDVIGQTYPRKVDHRALAVLAGIGASTARFGHDIRILQAFGEIEEPFGKHQIGSSAMPYKRNPMRSERICALARHLCTLELDASWTASVQWFERTLDDSANRRISLPEGYLSADALLILARNVSAGLVVHPAVVARRLGRALPFMVTEEILIAGVRRGGDRQDLHERVRGHALAARERLDEGAEDNDFFARIADDGAFGLGMEDLRALADPHRLVGRSARQVERFLTTRIDPLFEAADAPRPAEEVRV from the coding sequence ATGGCGGAACGTCACTACCCACATCCTCTCATCGACCGCTACGCCTCGAGCGAGATGGCGGCGATCTTCTCCCCTCGCATGCAGGCGCTTGTCTGGCGCGACCTGTGGATTGCGCTCGCGGAGGAAGAACGGGCGCTCGGCGTCGAGATTCCGAACGACGCCATCGTCGCGATGCACGCGGCGCGGGAGCAGATCGACCTCGACCGGATCGCCGTCATCGAGCGCGACCTCCGTCACGATGTGATGGCGCACGTGCATCACTTCGGCGAGGTCGCCCCGGAGGCCCGGAAATACATCCACCTCGGCGCGACGAGCGCCTTCGTGGGCGACAACCACGGCCTCATCCAGCATCAGCAGGGTCTCGACATCGTGCGCGACCGGCTGCTGGGGACGATCGAGGACCTCGCGGCCTTCGCCCGCGAGCAGGCCGCCGAGCCGACGCTCGGCTACACGCACCTCCAGCCGGCCCAGCCCACCACCATCGGGAAGCGCGCCTGCCTCTGGCTCCAGGATCTCCTCTTCGACCTCGAGCAGATCGAGGCCGTGCGGGCGGAACTCCGCTTCCGGGGCGCGCGGGGCACGACGGGGACGGAGGCGACGTTCCTCGAGTTGTTCGACGGGGACGGGGAGAAGGTGGACCGGCTCAACGAGCGGCTCGCGGCGCGTTTCGGCTTCGCCGGCACCTATGATGTCATCGGCCAGACGTACCCGCGGAAGGTCGACCACCGGGCGCTCGCGGTGCTCGCCGGCATCGGCGCCTCGACGGCGCGCTTCGGGCACGACATCCGGATCCTGCAGGCGTTCGGCGAGATCGAGGAGCCGTTCGGGAAGCACCAGATCGGCTCGTCGGCGATGCCGTACAAGCGCAACCCGATGCGGAGCGAGCGGATCTGCGCGCTGGCGCGGCACCTCTGCACGCTGGAACTCGACGCGTCGTGGACCGCCTCCGTGCAGTGGTTCGAGCGCACGCTCGACGACTCCGCCAACCGCCGCATCTCGCTCCCCGAAGGCTACCTGTCGGCGGACGCGCTCCTCATCCTGGCGCGCAACGTGAGCGCGGGGCTCGTCGTGCACCCGGCCGTCGTGGCGCGCCGGCTGGGCCGGGCGCTCCCGTTCATGGTCACCGAGGAGATCCTCATCGCGGGCGTGCGGAGGGGCGGCGACCGGCAGGACCTGCACGAACGGGTGCGGGGGCACGCGCTGGCCGCGCGCGAACGGCTCGACGAGGGCGCGGAGGACAACGACTTTTTCGCGCGCATCGCCGACGATGGCGCCTTTGGGCTCGGCATGGAGGATCTCCGCGCGCTCGCCGACCCGCACCGGCTCGTCGGCCGCTCCGCCCGCCAGGT